TGTCGCGATCGATGCCAATCAAAATATTGATAAAGTAACTGCGGATATTCAACAGTTACTGATAAGTCGCAGATGAAATTGGGGAAAGGGGAAATAATTCCCCAGTTTCTAATCGCTAGAGCGTCGGTACAGTAAGGGACTTCCAAATAAAAAAATATCCCAAAATTTCTTGTGGTGCGGGCGTCCTCGCCCGCCACTACCCGCCACTACATAGAAGACGGGCGGGGACGCCCGTCCCACAATCACCGGATAATTTATTTCCTGGAAATCCCTTAAGCAGTTATTTAGAAACCTGGTATCTCCAAGATACCGGGTTTGGTGCTCCCCTCTCAACCGCTTCAAACCCTTAACTGNNNNNNNNNNCCCCCCCCCGCCACTACATAGAAGACGGGCGGGGACGCCCGTCCCACAATCACCGGATAATTTATTTCCTGGAAATCCCTTAAGCAGTTATTTAGAAACCTGGTATCTCCAAGATACCGGGTTTGGTGCTCCCCTCTCAACCGCTTCAAACCCTTAACTGAACCAGATTGGGTTTTTGCCTCCTTTTTGAATACTGTACTGGCGTTCTATTCTCCAATACCTACATACACAAATAGTTTTTATTAACAAGACATTTATTATACATAAGCAAGAAAATTAAAAAACATCTCTTTTTATAAGATCTATACATTATTCATATAATATATTCGTTACCTCGTTGTATCCCATATCTCTAACACCAAGAATAACTATATGGATCTGAATCAGATTAGTCGAGTAGCACTTCAACTATTAACTGAGTTCGGACTCAAGCTTTTGGGTGCGATCGCGCTATGGATCGTTGGTCAGAAATTAATCGACTTTGCACTAAAGCTGTTAAAGCGCGGTTTTAGAACTCAGCACGTTGACCCGACAATCGTTAGCTATCTTGTTAATATCATTGCCGTAACGCTGAGAATTGTTTTAGTCGTTGCACTTCTGGGCTTCTTTGGAATTGAGACAACTTCTTTTGCAGCATTGTTAGCAGCTGCAGGCATTGCGATTGGCGCGGCTTGGGGTGGATTATTAGCAAACTTTGCAGCAGGCGCATTCTTAATTATCTTTAGACCCTTTAAAGCAGGTGATTTTATCTGCGCTGGAGGTGTTACAGGTACTGTGACAGAGATTGGATTGTTCACAACCTCAATCAATACACTCGATAATGTACAAACAATTGTCGCCAACAATAAAATCTTTTCCGATAATATACAAAACTTTTCAGCCAATCCCTACCGTCGCGTTGACTTAGTTGCTCAACTCCATCATAGTGTCAACCACAATGAAGCTATCCAATTATTAAAGGGGAGCGTGAGCCAAATTCCCAACGTTCTCAGCAATCCAGCACCAGATGTAGAGATTTTAGAATTCAATTTAGCTGGTCCTGTGCTAGCAGTGCGCCCCTACTGCAATAACGAGCACTACTGGCAAGTCTATTTTGAAACTAACAAAGTCATTCGTGAAACTTTTGGAGAAGCTCGTTACCCAATTCCCGAGCATCACTACGCACTTAGTCAGTCATCTCATAATGGTGCAGACAGTAGTTACATCCAACCACCTGTAGCTTATTAGTAAAGTATACAGCTAAGAGGATGTTTTAAAAGTCCTGGCCTCATATAATTCGCTACTATACAAACGCTCGTCCGCCTACGCGGACTAGTATTTTGAAACCCACGTAGGTGGGTTTTGCCTGTATAGACGCGAATTCCATTCGCCAAGACTTTACAAACATCCTCTAAATAGGTTCACATAAAAACATGAGCCATAAAAACCTGGTTTCTTTGAGAAACCGGGTTTTTGACGACAAGCATCTTACATTTAACTACCAACTGGATGTTTAAAACGCCGCAAGCGTTCTGAGTAACTTCGCATGACTTGCAATGCAAAAATAGGAGTTTCTTGAACAGCAAAGAGAAAGCCTTGTCGGTTGATAAATGCAAGCTCGCAATCGGTTTTGGCAGTAGCAGTAGAAGCTCTTGTATGTTCTGGGGTAACTAAGGCTCCTTCACCAAAAACATCTCCTTGGTGTATAGTCTCAACAACTTTACCATCAACAGATAAGTCTACTTCTCCACCTAAAATACCATACATATGCTCGCCATACTCACCTTCGGTAAAAATAACTTCACCGGCTGAGTAGGTCTTATGGTCTGACTGTTTTTGAAAAATCCTAACGGTTTCTGCTGGTTGAATCATAATTAATAAAACCTGTTTATTGCTCGTTTAGCTTAACAATTTACCCAGTTACCCATTATCACAAATCATGAACTCATTTTCACCACTTATAGGACAACCACAAGCAGTTGAATTGCTAACACAAGCTGTAGTCAAACAAAGAATTGCTCCAGCATACCTGTTTGTCGGTCCGGATGGAGTCGGAAGGAGTTTAGCTGCTAGATGTTTTGTTGAGTTGCTCTTTGACTCACATCAAAACCGCATACGTCAAGGGAATCATCCCGATTTACTTTGGGTAGAACCAACTTATCAGCATCAGGGTCAACGCCTGACATCAAAAGAAGCGGAAGAGAAAGGGCTAAAGCGCAAAGCACCACCTGTGATTCGTCTCGAACAGATCAGGCAAATTATTGAATTTCTCAGCCGTCCTCCGTTGGAAGCATCTAGAAAGATTGTTGTGTTAGAGCAAGCAGAAACAATGGCTGAAGCAGCAGCTAACGCCTTACTGAAAACCTTAGAAGAACCGGGACGAGCAACATTAATTTTAATTGCACCAACACCAGAATTTGTCTTGTCTACAATTGTATCTCGCTGTCAGCGCATTCCTTTTTATCGGCTTAATCGGGCGGCGATGGCTGAGATTTTGACACAAACAGGACACGGAGATATTTTGCAATATCCAGCCGTCTTTAGCGTTGCAGCCGGTAGTCCGGGAAATGCGATCGCATCCTATCAGCAATTGCAAGCTATTCCCAAAGAGATCCTGCAAGCCGCCACAAAATTTCCTTCATCTTATCGTGAAGCTTTGGAATTAGCCAGACAAATTGATAAGAATTTAGATACAGAAGCCCAACTATGGTTACTTGATTATCTACAACAGTCTTACTGGGAGCAATGGCGTCAACCTAGCATTATTCAACAGTTAGAACAAGCCCGCAAATCCTTGCTTAGCTATGCTCAACCGCGTCTTGTTTGGGAATGCACGTTTTTGTCAGTGACCAGTGACCAGTGACCAGTTAATCCTCATAATGTTTATATATCGAAATACTCAGATCCCCGACTTCTTTGAGAAGTCGGGGATCTTGTTTCTCCACATGATTTAGGACTGCTAGGAAAAATATTATTTTTTATTTGTATAAAAATATTTTTTAATCTAATTGAATTTCTCCCTCGATTTCAGTCGATTAACTTACCGATAAAAACTCTATCTTGCTGAATTTTTGCTGCATATTTTATGCCTCTAAGTTTTCTTGCTTGGGAGGGAAGAACAAATACAATTAATGATAGGAAAGAAAAATATTAAAAAAAGTAATGTAATCTAGCTATATCCTGTTTTCTGAGAAAATATAAAGAATTTATACATTTCAAAAGTCAATAATCCCCTCTTCGTTGTGCTGTTGGTACTAGTTTTGGGTACTGGAGAGCAAATTTGGTGTAAATTCTGTACGGTACTTTTGTACGCTAGCGTTCATGAAATTTCAGTTATATTAATTCATCAATTCTAAGTTGACATCAATATGTCCGTGTCAAATAGATGTCCAAGCACAATGAGTAGCATAAATAACTGATAAAAAGTTATCTCTTGCTACTCTATTTAAATTAAATCAGAAAATTTAGTGCATCATATTTGACTCGAATATGTAATGGCACTTTATTTAGATGTGGACAGACTGATGTGACTCATAGTGTTCCCAATGGCTAAAACAGTTCAAACACCAATTGACAATAAGCTGTTATCGTTACTACCCGATGAAGTCTATCGAAAATTACTTCCTCACCTAGAAACTGTTCCTCTTAATTTCAAGCAAGTTTTGTTTCAACCTGGAAGATCTATAAACTACGTATACTTCCCAATTCATGGTGTTGTTTCTCTACTGACGATAATGGCAGATGGAAGTCAAGCTGAAGTGGGTTTGGTTGGCTACGAAGGCATGGTGGGTATTTCCGTAGCGTTAGGAATCCCAACTACACCTTTTAGGGCAATTGTACAGATTCCTGGTGAAGCTGTGCGAATGCGTACAGATATCTTTAAAACAGCAGTGGGCGAGAAAACGCTACTACAAGAGATTCTCTTGCGGTACACGCACGCGTTAATTGTACAAATTTCTCAATCTGTTGCTTGTAATAGTTTACACTCAGTCGAACAGCGTATGTGTCGTTGGCTACTAATGATTCACGATCGCATGAGAAGAAATCCGTTTCCACTCACTCAGGAATCTTTATCCCAAATATTGGGTGTACGCCGTGCCAGTGTCGGAGCAGTAGCAAGAAAACTACGTACATCAGGACTGATTGATTACGATCGCGGTGAGATAACAATTTTAAATCGGCTTGAGTTAGAAACAATAGTCTGTGAGTGTTATGACATTTCCAGAACAGAGTTAAACCGATGGATTAGGGGAAATTAGAGAAAGTCGAGTAAATATTATGCCAAATTTTCTTCAATTAATCATGATGCAGTTTATCCCTCACGGACATTGCTACCTTTGGATACCAAATTTGGTGTGGCTGCATGGTGTATCTGACTCTTTGATTGCACTTGCCTACTATTCCATTTCTATCACCCTTCTTTATTTTGCTTACAAGCGGCAAGATTTACCCTTCCACTGGGTGTTTTATCTATTTAGTGCGTTCATTGTCACTTGTGGAACATCGCACCTGATGGAAGTGTGGACGTTATGGTATCCAGTGTACTGGTTGTCAGGTGGTGTCAAAGCAATAACAGCTACTATTTCACTCGTGACAGGTGTATTGCTAGTGCCAGTAATGCCTCAAGCTCTTGCTCTTCCCAACTTAACACAGCTAATAACAGCCAACCAAGAATTAGAACACGAGATTGGAGAACGTCAAAGAGTAGAGGAGGCGCTGCGAGAAAGTAATGAACGCTTTCGCAGTGCTTTTGATTATGCTGCCATTGGAATGGCATTAACGGCGACAGATGGTCGGTGGCTACAGGTGAATCGAGCTTTGTGTGAAATTACTGGATACTCGAAAGAAGAACTCTTGTCCACAACTTTTCAAGCTATCACCCATCCAGACGACTTAGATCTCAGCCTTAACTATGGCAATCAACTATTAAATGGTAAAGTTCGCTATTACAACCTTGAGAAACGGTACATCCACAAGCGGGGAAATGTGGTTTGGGTTCTTTTAAGTGCTTCACTAGTCCGCGATTTTTCTGGTACTCCACTATACTTTATAATTCAGGTTTTAGATATTACCGATCGCAAAGTAATTGAAGAGACTCTCAAACAACAGGCTTGTATTTTTGAAAATATTTCTGATGGCATTATTATTACTGATTTATCTGGTAATATTGTTGACTGCAATGCTGCGGCAGAAAGAATGTTTGGTTATGCTAGAGTGCGATCGCTAGGAACAACACAAGAGGTTCTCCACAAGTCAGAAAATTCTGCTGTTGTGACAGAAAAAATTATAGAACGGACTTTAGATACAGGTCGCTGGACTGGTGAAATGAATTTTACGCGCAAAGATGGTACTGAGGGGATATGCGAAAAAGTCGTTGTACCGCTTTACAACGAACAAGGTCAGCCTACTGCAACAATTGAAGTTAATCGAGATATTACGGAACGCAAGCAAACTGAAGCTGCACTCAAGCAAGCTAACGAACAGTTGTCCTCTTGGGTGAAAGAACTAGAAATTCGCAACAATGAAATTGCGTTACTCAGTCAAATGAGTGACTTTCTACAAGCTTGTATGACAAATGAGGAAGCTTACAAAGTGATTGCTCATTTTGTTCAATCCTTATTTCCTGATATGTCAGGAGGAGTTTTTATTATTAGCCCCTCAAAATATTTAGTAGAAGCTGTGACGACTTGGGGAAATTCAACATTATCTAGTAAAAAATTGTTTACATCTGAAGAGTGTTGGGGACTAAGGCGGGGACGCGCTCATTTTGTAGAGTCTCAATGCAGTGGTTTGCAGTGTACGCATATGAGTGAAGATTGGTGCGGTGAATCTCTTTGCGTCCCCATGATGGCACAAGGGGAAGCTTTAGGGATGTTGTATTTAACATCACAACAAGAGGAGCAATTTACAAAATCAAAACAACAGTTAGCCTCTAGAATTTCCGAACATATTGCACTTGCTCTGGCAAATTTAAAGTTACGTGAAGCATTACAACAGCAAAGTACTCGCGATCCCCTCACTGGTTTATTTAACCGCCGTTATCTTGATGAGTTTTTAGAACGGGAAATATACCGAGCAGAACGCAAGCAATATT
This genomic interval from Scytonema hofmannii PCC 7110 contains the following:
- a CDS encoding DNA polymerase III subunit delta', which produces MNSFSPLIGQPQAVELLTQAVVKQRIAPAYLFVGPDGVGRSLAARCFVELLFDSHQNRIRQGNHPDLLWVEPTYQHQGQRLTSKEAEEKGLKRKAPPVIRLEQIRQIIEFLSRPPLEASRKIVVLEQAETMAEAAANALLKTLEEPGRATLILIAPTPEFVLSTIVSRCQRIPFYRLNRAAMAEILTQTGHGDILQYPAVFSVAAGSPGNAIASYQQLQAIPKEILQAATKFPSSYREALELARQIDKNLDTEAQLWLLDYLQQSYWEQWRQPSIIQQLEQARKSLLSYAQPRLVWECTFLSVTSDQ
- a CDS encoding cyclic nucleotide-binding domain-containing protein, coding for MIQPAETVRIFQKQSDHKTYSAGEVIFTEGEYGEHMYGILGGEVDLSVDGKVVETIHQGDVFGEGALVTPEHTRASTATAKTDCELAFINRQGFLFAVQETPIFALQVMRSYSERLRRFKHPVGS
- a CDS encoding mechanosensitive ion channel family protein — encoded protein: MDLNQISRVALQLLTEFGLKLLGAIALWIVGQKLIDFALKLLKRGFRTQHVDPTIVSYLVNIIAVTLRIVLVVALLGFFGIETTSFAALLAAAGIAIGAAWGGLLANFAAGAFLIIFRPFKAGDFICAGGVTGTVTEIGLFTTSINTLDNVQTIVANNKIFSDNIQNFSANPYRRVDLVAQLHHSVNHNEAIQLLKGSVSQIPNVLSNPAPDVEILEFNLAGPVLAVRPYCNNEHYWQVYFETNKVIRETFGEARYPIPEHHYALSQSSHNGADSSYIQPPVAY
- a CDS encoding PAS domain S-box protein → MPNFLQLIMMQFIPHGHCYLWIPNLVWLHGVSDSLIALAYYSISITLLYFAYKRQDLPFHWVFYLFSAFIVTCGTSHLMEVWTLWYPVYWLSGGVKAITATISLVTGVLLVPVMPQALALPNLTQLITANQELEHEIGERQRVEEALRESNERFRSAFDYAAIGMALTATDGRWLQVNRALCEITGYSKEELLSTTFQAITHPDDLDLSLNYGNQLLNGKVRYYNLEKRYIHKRGNVVWVLLSASLVRDFSGTPLYFIIQVLDITDRKVIEETLKQQACIFENISDGIIITDLSGNIVDCNAAAERMFGYARVRSLGTTQEVLHKSENSAVVTEKIIERTLDTGRWTGEMNFTRKDGTEGICEKVVVPLYNEQGQPTATIEVNRDITERKQTEAALKQANEQLSSWVKELEIRNNEIALLSQMSDFLQACMTNEEAYKVIAHFVQSLFPDMSGGVFIISPSKYLVEAVTTWGNSTLSSKKLFTSEECWGLRRGRAHFVESQCSGLQCTHMSEDWCGESLCVPMMAQGEALGMLYLTSQQEEQFTKSKQQLASRISEHIALALANLKLREALQQQSTRDPLTGLFNRRYLDEFLEREIYRAERKQYSVGIIMIDVDRFKDFNDLYGHEAGDTVLRELGIFLKQQIRQADIACRYGGEEFLIVLPETCLETCSERAEHIREGVKHLDLEYRHQSLSRISLSLGVALFPMHGLTPGAVIQAADSALYCAKQSGRDRVMTAFRKETATSDQ
- a CDS encoding Crp/Fnr family transcriptional regulator — protein: MAKTVQTPIDNKLLSLLPDEVYRKLLPHLETVPLNFKQVLFQPGRSINYVYFPIHGVVSLLTIMADGSQAEVGLVGYEGMVGISVALGIPTTPFRAIVQIPGEAVRMRTDIFKTAVGEKTLLQEILLRYTHALIVQISQSVACNSLHSVEQRMCRWLLMIHDRMRRNPFPLTQESLSQILGVRRASVGAVARKLRTSGLIDYDRGEITILNRLELETIVCECYDISRTELNRWIRGN